Genomic window (Pseudopipra pipra isolate bDixPip1 chromosome 7, bDixPip1.hap1, whole genome shotgun sequence):
GTAGGCTTCAAGAGCAAATATTAAGAATTCAAGTGATTAAGCTGAACTTATTTATGCTTCTTTATGCAGCTGCCAAGGAAACCTGTGTCATGCAAGACTTCATCCTGCTGTGTTACTACATACACACACCTATTGACAACTTGCATTGGACTCAAATTTACACACAGGCCCTGGCACAACAACAATACACCACCTAAAATTACATTTAGTGTCTGAAATACTAATAGGCTGCAGGGTTATTCATAGACTAAAAGATTCTTTAACATCTCCTCTACACAAATGCCAAAATCTTCAGGAGGTGTAACTGTATAGAAGACTCAACTGAAAAAAACtctaagctttttttttttttttttaattaaaaagtgtaCCAAGGATTAGTGCTTTGatccagaacaaaaaaaaaaaaaaaaaaaaaaagaaacacttctcAAATCTCAGCCTGTGTTTATGTCATTTGTGAAAATAGGGGAGACTGGACCAAAATGCCTTCTGCTACCAAGTAGTGTAGTAAAAGCAGAGAGACAAAAAACAGCTGTAGCAGTTCAAAATTCATCCAGCTCAGCATCTTCGAGCCGACAGTTGCTATAACAAGATGCCAACAGGAAAGTGTAAGATTAGGGTAAGCATATGTTGTTGCTTTCCTAGTACAGTCTCCAGTACTCCAGCTCTCTGTGACTCAGGAGTCCTCAGGAAAGCTTAGGACAAAGGAAAGTGGAAAGGAAACACCTACCTGGAAAAGGAGGCTTCAAGCATAGCAGAGAGTACATTTAACACCCACCCCCTCACTTCAAACAAATCACATTTATTACTGGCTTTGCTTCCCGTTTACTCAACGTGCACTCTGGAGGTTGTAGCCCTGGCTCTGGAGGTTgtagctgtggctgctgccGCAGTTCCCGCGACATTCCCGCGACATTCCCGCGTACTCACACTGCGTCCCGGGCGGCGCCGTGGGCGAGCAGCAGCTCCGCGATGTGCACGTGGCCATTCCTGGCGGCGTCGTGGAGCGGGGAGTCGTTCTGGTAGCCCGTGGTGTTCACCAGCGCCCGGTGccgcagcagcagctccaccacCGCCCCGTGGCCGTGGTTACACGCCTCGTGctgggggcacagccaggagagcGGACAGGTGACACAGGGCTCACGGCAAGGACTGCTGCCACACGGCTAATTCACTTTCCAACGTTCAGGAGAGGGTCGGGGGAGATGATGTGCCAGGATGGTGCATGATATTCCTGACAGGAACTAACCTGGGAACCCAGCACTGACAAAAACACTGAGAGGAGCTGAACAAGGGCCAGCTGTGTGCAAATTAGACTCCAGGGAACAAAGCCTTCCAGATTAGAGACTGTCAGGAGTGTTCTTCAGGAGAGGAAGAAGTCATGGTTGAAAagaactttttgtttgttttctgcaattCCGAATGAGCAATTTTTTCATTCCACTACTTGACATGTTTCCAAAACACTGAGGGCATTAAGAACCCATAAAATATAAACATGGTTTGCAATTGATCGTTTTCTAGCTATTGTGGTTTTATCTTCTGCACTTGCAGAATGATTTCATGGCCTGCCCTACACCCCAGCAGAGGAGAGTGAGATTTGGGCAGGTCAGTAGTTGCTATGAATTCTTTTAACCTTGTTTATCATCACTTCTTCACTTTGCAAAATTCTCTGTGTAAAGGGAACTAAACTGTGGGCGAGGAAAGGAGGGATAAAGTGAAATCTGATTAGAAGACAGATGACAGAAAAAGAGGACTTCAGTACTCACCAGTGGTGTCCAGCCAGCATTATCTTTGACATTGGGGTCTGCCCCGTTTGCCAGCAGCTGTTCCACAGCTGCTAAGTCACCCTacatagggaaaaaaacacagttgTGAAAAACTAATGAAGAAGATACACAAAGGCAACAGAAATTTAAGAGATGCCAAACTCTAAATGTAGCTGCAATAAGAATACAATGATATAAGCCTTCCATGTAGATATTGTCAGGGGCAACAAAAGCTCAACTGGTTTGGAGATCACAGTTTATCGTTACTGTTCATTTGGAAGCACCACCACATTTAGCACAAATACATATTCTTAGATAAAAACAATGCATAGAACAGATTTAACTCCAAACCAAGGGAAAAGTTTGTGCTGATTGCAATCTGCCCACTAGAGTCAACTGCAAGGATTAAAGACAGGAACTTTTATTCAGAATTTCCTTATCCTtcagactggatttttttttttcaagctaaTCTAAATAACTGGTTGAAAACATAggtgaaataaattaataagcTTGACAAGCTTCTAGAAATTGTTTTTCCACAAGTCAAAAGGAAAAGAGTTTTATTTAACACTGCAATTACTACCCATGTTGAACCTCATCAATACTTTCTCTGACAGTTATTTTACCAAAATAGtttaaatctgctttttgaAAGAAGCTGTATTCAGTTTTTACTATAAGCAAGGAGACGTGTGTTGGAAAGGGTGGATTATGGAGAGAGGCTAAGgcaaaggaagcaaaagagCAGAATTTGTGAATCAGAGGTTTTGACACTCTGAAAAGCAAAGTACAAGAGAGAAAGTTGGTAGTAAGATTGGAGCACATCCAGGTGCAGCTATAAAAAGGTAAGGAGGAGGCTCCTGTGGAAGCTGAGGCACAAAAATCTCTGCAGCACAGGCCATCTTAAGAGCAGGTGGAAAAAGCAAGCCAAAGAGACAGTGGTAGTGGAAAGTCAAGGAATTCCTGTTACTCACAGCATGCCttagaaagaaaagctgagagaatatTAAATTAAGCTttaaatacaacaaaaataaacttaatccaatttttttttgttactgaggaacacttcaaaaaaacaaaatagcCTTAATCTTTACTCTTTAGTTAGAGAGAATATTAAGATAGGCTGCTCAGGAGAAATAAATCCAGTAGGCAACGACTGTAAACTCAAAATTCACCAAAAAAACCGCTGACAATCTCTGGCTTTACAACCATCAAGCAAATTAACACATCAGAGATAAATTTCATGCATCTTATTCCCAACCTAGATGTCCCAGCAAAATGTTACCTTTCAAAGCAATTCAAGAATTCTAAGAGCAGCATATTCCTCATGGCTGCAAGGGAACAGACATGCATCAAATCTGAGGAGCTACTCAGAGGCAGCCAAGACACTGCTCAGCattaagatctcttccaacaGAGAGAAGCTACAATTATCTATAATGAGCGAGATCTGAGCTTATCATTTAAAGTTCAGTTTGCAAACATGTACAGCAAGGGTTTGACATTTCAGGAGTACTCCTTTAGAGCAGGAAGCACAGCTAATAATCTGTGTGGGCATTAGGCAGCACCACAGTTTCCCAGATCAGTCCTGAACGTTGATTTGTGAGACAGCGCTGCAGTTTTACcaaaggaaatgctgctggggTGGACACCAGTGCTGACAGCATccaaaagtaaagaaaaaagtgcattttttttttaacattggCCAGTTCAGTTTTTTTGGAGGTtgttctgggttttgtttttctcctcagggaagggggtggggagaggtgttttggttttgattttttttttacactgacCTCTTCTCTCACAGTTGATGTAATCACTAACATTCAAAAGTCAATAAATGCTTTTCTAAACTCTAAACAACAAAGAGTAAGGACCTGGTAGGTGCAAGTCTCAGCTCCAAATGTGTCTATCCCATATGTCTTTCCTCCACAAGAAAGCAGAAGAGACCACAGCTATTAGTATGGAATTACTGATTCCAAGATGCTTCATGAAACTGCACTTTGACTACGACTGGGATCAACTTAGTCGATTTACTTCCTTGAGATTACTCCACCCAGCAATGCCAGCAGGAAATCATGAGTCTCCAGTAGGGAGCCACAAGCAGAGGATGCAAGGAGGGACCCTGGGAGTGTGTCTGTGCAGTCTGTAGCACAGCAGAGTGGAAAGGTAAATGGAGACACTCCTCGTTTGGAAAGAGAGAACACGACAGACAGCAGGTAGAAAAATGCGAACGTTACCAATTCACTGGGAAGTGTTTATTTTGGAATCTCATTATCAATGAAGGATTACATCCAGCTCCTGAAGAGGCAGAGAACTACTGCAGAATGCAGAATTGTCCGTTCGGAAGGAACAAAGCAAAGGACGTTTTAAGCTCATAACAAAGCTCATGTGTAGTGACAACACAATAAAGCCACGGGTTTGCTCTCCCTCCCTGACAGAGTTTACCGGAGCTGGGAAAACCACACGAGCAGGAAAGGCACTGGGGCCATCTGTTGGCAGACCTGGAGCCGGCAGTAGCTTGCAGAGAAGGGTATTTGCACAGCTTTACTAACACTTCCTCCCAAGGAGAATTTagttcctgcagccacagatGGCATAAGCCCAGAAACACATCTTTACTTGGCTCACACGAGGTcgttggttgttttttttttccccttttctctcaAGTCAATTGTGTCCTGATTTTAACACAGGCATATGGTTAAAGAACTGCAAGTGTCCTTTCAGTCCTATtttacaggggttttttttcctgttgtacCCTTTACAATCTCCATTAACTATAGATATTTTCCACCCAGAAGTGTTGTTTAAATTATTAAGTTAATAAAAACATTCTACCAGTTCAAAAGATCCAAAGAATTAGGACAGTACATGAAGATGAAGCTAAAAATTTGTACTACTTCTACCAAACATTTCTCCCTTTATTTCCAAATGTAACCAAGCGACTTCAATCTTTAGgtcaaacaaataaacagaaaaaaacccctttcaaACCCAAAgacatttgtttgtttaagttGGGAGGGAACTAGATTATTTACAACTCATAAATAGTCAAAAGAGGACAAATATGAATTACAGAGTGCTTACAGGAATTGCAAATGCTCCAATCAACTCTTTCCAGCAACCAGCAAATTTTTCCCCTCAAATTTCTCCAAATCAATCCCCTACCCAGCAGACCATTTAATAATAACAAACACACAAGCAGCTGTGCTTAACCTTTAAAGAGAATGCATGCAAGAAGTTCAATCTGCCTCAGAAACAGAAGTAACAACCAAGCattattgaaaaagaaatgctaaTTTGTTTCCAAGCTTTCAAATCAGCACTTGGGAAGATGGATTGCTTTGACTCATGTCCAGTTTTCACATTGTTAACTTCTGCATTTGAAACCACAGTGCTATTTCATATTTGCCTTGGTCTCACTACTCCAGGGGGGTAGATGTTCTGTGACCCAACACTCAGCCATGGCACACACATATCTGGCACCAAAGGACCTGCTCAGCTGACTAGGCCAGACACCTGAAAACAGGATTTACAAGGTATTCTGATGTTGACCATGACTAAAAAACACAGGATCTTCTTTCAACATCCTCCTAATGTGTCATTAAGTGGTaacacagcaacaaaaaggCAGAGCAGTCTCACAGGCTGGGAAGGGATTATCTCCTAGTTATTAATGTTAGGTGTAATGATGTAAAGACCACCAAAAGTCCAGAACAGCAGGTCAGTCACAGGTGAAGCCTTTCCAAAGGCCCTCCAGGTCAGCTGTCAGAACTAAAGGGCCCCTGGAACAGGAGGTAACCAGAACTGGTCCCAGTACACCACCTCTCTCTCGTCAAACTAAGCAGGTGCTCTGCACAGATccaatttcttctttcctcagagcagggacaaCTCTCTGATTCCTTCTGACTTGAAGCACAACGagccttctcccagctccttcccaccctGGAAACAGTGTGCCTGTTGCTATTGGTCCTCAGCAGCCCTCTGGCACTGCAGTTCACTATCCCCCTTCCCAGAACCCACAGTGGCACAATTCCCCTGGGGACTGCCCCAGCATCTCCCTTGGCAatgcagcaggaacaggcaCAGCCAAGAGCTGAAATGCTGCACCAAGAAGCAGTGGggtttttctctccccacactAACTCAGcaagcagggctgtgctgtgttttaaCTGCCAGGTAAGAGCTGGGCCTGGGAACAATTTGTTATCCTACTGTAAAAAACTCCCTTGTGGTAGGGCTTTGGATTGGGCAATTTCTCACTAGTTTAGAACATTCTGAGTTGAAAAGGtcacattttgtattttaactAATTGGAATTTTTACCTTTAATGACCATGAAGATAAACATGactgctgtttgctgcaggaagagtcacctttattttcatttattagtTTAGCTCAGCACTAAGTTCAGCCACACCAGAACCTTTCTTGAGaaccattttgatttttttgttttcagtaagGTAATAACTAGTAGAAGTAAATGGGGACAATCCCTCAGAATCACTTGAAACAGCACAACACTCACTTTTCATGCGTGATAATGTTGTTTATGATctcttttaaataagaaaaaaagggagaattcAATTAGCTTTAATTAAATTCTGGATATTAGACCCTAACAGCTAATGAAAAtaatacagatttatttttataattaatgAAGTCCCAGAGAATTAGACTTTATTTCACTTTGGGGGGGAGGGTGGCAGCTACATGTCTGTTGCCCATTATACACATGGAAAAACATTACTGGCTGTagaaagaacaaggaaaaaattgCCTATAAAACAAAACTGGAAGAGAAACACTCCttccagaaacagaaaaaaatgacattttggacaatggaaatggaaaatgaCATTctattttggaaaagaaaaaaaacaaccaaccaaacaaaaaaacccacaatccCCCACCCCAAACTCAACCCCTCAATGAGAATATACATACAGTATAAGGCCTGATGTTTTCAAGACCAATGCCTTTGAGGAAACACTTATCAGTTCCATAGCAGGGTTCTACAAGTTGGAAGAGTGATCTAGAAACATAAAGGTTACAAAAGATACTTGCATGCAAAAAAACCACGTTTTCTTGCAGTGGCATTCATCCATGGCAATCAATCCCTGCTATTTCTTGGTCACTGCTTCACAAAATAAGATGTTCTCAAACCCCTTCTTTAGAAAGAGCAAGTCCTCCCATCATGTTGGCTCCAGGAACTTCATCTACTCTGACAGGGACTAGTGACTGTGCCTACATTTCCTGGCTACCAGGGGATACAGCAGCTTCTTCAGAATGCCATAATAATCCCCTGATTATTAAGCCACATAACAAGAaccaaaaacaccacaaaagaAAGGAGGTCACCTGTATAACCTCCTTTACAGATGAGGAACTGAGACAGCAAAACATCTTTCTCAGAGTTGCCTTGGAAGTTTAGTAACTGGAAACAAAGATACGTGCAAGGAAACTGTGACCATAACCAAGAGATAACTTCCCTGGCCTTATTTTAGTTCCATTTAAAAGACAGCAGTAACTTTGGGATCACCCTGAAGCCCTACCTAGCTAAACAAGCCTTTGCTAATGAGCACCTCAATGAATATGGAACTGATGGATAAAAAACCACAGCAGAACTAATGAGGAACAGAAGGCACTTCCCATTTTAGCTCAATAATTATAAACATTAGAAGGCAACACTGAAAGGAATTCACACTGAGGACTGAGAGAAGCCCACCCCACTGCCCACAGTCCAGCTGGAGATGAGCTTTCCAGCCCCCTGGGGCAGCCCTGTCCTTTCTCAGAGGGCTGTGCCAATGCCAACAAGCAGTGCCAGCGGCACCACTGAACCTGGATAATCAAAACGTGCTTATCCTCTGTCTACAGCATGAACTGTTCCATTTCTAGTCATTTCTCTTCAAAATGCTTTGCAATGAAAAAACACCTTACTGGAAACATCCCCAATATGTCAATACTCCAAGGATCACAATAAGCTGCAGAGGGGCTGTTTTCTTGGATTAAATACTCGTGTTCCAAAGAAGTGTCAGACACATTGCTGGAAACCACACCTGTGTGAAAACTAGTCAAGGTACATCAATTTTTTTTAGAGCCAGCCAGTCATGACGGTATTCATTACAAATTCCCAGTAAATCATGCAAGGGTAATTTGTAAACAGTGTTTTAATAAAGAGGAATATACAGGACTTACGAGGAGAGGTAACAAGAGATCTATCCTTCGAAGCTCTTGAGTCCTGTGAGGACaatgtttcattttctcctccctaACTCCATATTAATGGCATCAAGTAGGAGATTTGAACTCAAACTCAGCTGCCACTTCTGTTTAAAAAGGTCTCGTGCAGCAGGAGTGGCTTATTAGAATGCCTTTGAAAGAGGGCACAGTTATTGCTCAAGAACAGCCTGTCTCACCACACAGAAGTGCTGTATAAATGTCAGGATGCTTACAGAGGAATCAATTCTTCCAGCAGAGGCAGTTTATTAACCACACAGTATTTGTGTATTATGATTTAGCACAAAGTACATTTAAATTGCCAGACTACAAACTCCTTGAAACAACCTCTCCGAAGGGAGCTGCCACGAGTGCATCGGATGAGTGGGACAAGTTTTACCCTCCCTGCAGTTCTACAAAGTAATGGGCAAGGACAGCCCTTGCAAAGAGCAAAGCCATGGAGTTCTACCACAGCAGGAACTGGCTAGGGTAATAACAGCACAATAACAGCTGTCATTCCAAGAATAACACTGATCCTACATAAAACTGAAGCCCACTGAGAACATCCCAACTCTGTCCCTTCCCTTCAGAGCACAGGGCTCAGCATGGGAATCACAGGGTGCAGCACCCCATTCCTCTTGAGCCAACACTTGCACCTGGTGGCAGACTTTAAAGATTATGGAATTAACCCCAATTAAGGTTCCATAGAGTTATCTTTATGCAGGTAATTCAGATCTTGTCCTGCTCAAGTTAAACTGATCAGGATCACTCACTGAGGTCTGAAAGACTTACTAAGCTCCTTATGACAAATCAGAGACAGCTTTCTGGCACACAAGGCCAAAACATCTAAATGCTTATCACTTCCTAGAACTCACGGGTATAACTGACTGTAACACACTGAGTTTCCAAGTACAACCATCTTTGATCATTCCAAAAGTCATTTCTTTATAAATCAGAGaactgggttggaaacttcCCAATAAACCTAGAAGATAAAGATCACAAAATGAGATTTCCCCCCCACCGACACAGGATGTTCTGAAGTAACTGATTTACAGAATACTTTTAAAACAACATTATCTTTTTAAACCTCTGTTAAAAGTTAAACTAGAAGATGATGGTCCTACCTTGATGGAAGCAACGTGGAGCAAAGTCTCTCCTTTGTAATTTCTTCTGGAAATTGTGTTGCCACCAGGGGATTTCAACCCAGAAGGACTGAATGGTATCGATACTTGACTGCAAGTCTTAGGAGTAGATGGAGTAGAGGGAGATTTTGAAAGTGAAGGACTATCTGTTGCTTGAAGGACTGCAGAGCTTCTTGTCTTCCTTACAGTACCAGTGAGTTTTGATGCAGAGGAAGAAATCTGAACAGGTGTCTGGTGTTCAGTTGCTGGGGAGATGGGGGAGCCCTGAGGTAACTCCTCCAAGCAatctgcctgcctgcctgccttcccaGCAATGCCCCTTTCAGATCTCCTCCTCAGTCTTTTAGGATGAGGAGTGACCTGAAGCCCGGGTTGCTCCCTCCCACGTTTTAACAGCGtggtttcattttctgttgACAGCGAGGTCTCTGGAGCACAAttgttttctttgctctcttGTGCAGGGCACACAACCTCACTGTTATCGTTCTTCTCTGGGGATTCTACCTGTGCTGGCATTTCCACATTTCCTGTATTTTTGCTGGAGTCATCTTCCTTCACAGCCTCCTGCTGAGGTCTCTCTTCGGGGCTCTCCAGTTCCGGAGTGCACAGGATCACTGGCTGACTGCAGATGGTCACACACTTTTCCTTGGGAGTCTTCTCCTCAACTCCCTTCTGCCCAGGCTTCTCTAAGCTCCACACTTTGTTAATGTCTGCCAGAtgtttcttcttcatcttcttaTTCTGCctctgggttggtttttttgtcagCTCAGGGGGCTTtgggtgaggaggggaaggaaagaaatcatAAACTGAAGATGTGTCCTCACCAGGGTCACTTATTTTAGTCTCAGGCTGACTCTTGTTCAGGACACATCGGATCTTCCTGCTTCTTGGGCTGAACCACATTTTTATCTGTTCCTTCTTGTTGTTTTTGCCCAAGTCTGAGTCAGGTGGTGTGGATGCATCTTCTGCTGAATCTAAGTGCAtcagggaagaggagaaataaTTATAGAGTTACAAAGCTCTACAGAACATCATAGAGCAAACAAAGGTCATAAAAACAACTGCCATAACTGCTGAAGTGTTACTAAACACCATCTAAGAGTGCCTTCATTACTTCTAAGAAGACACTGGTAATGCTTTAAAACCCCTGGCAAGGTCACCTGCTGCTCTGGAGTTCAGGAATCCTAGTGCAGCTCAAGTGATCCACTGGGCAAGTGAGCATCCTGGTAGAGAAATTCCTTCAGCACATGCACAGAGGATTTCTGATCATCTCAGAAAAGGACAGAAGTTGGTTCTCTCCCTGAGTTTTCCTTGGAAATAGGTTTAACGAAGTAGTATGTGCATACACAAAAGAGCACAGAGGCAATTTTCTAAAAAGATAATATGGTTCATCTGAAGATGAAAAAGAATAGCTCTAGGCAAGCAAAAATAATATCCTTAGAAAAGTGTTGAACATTCCTGAGAAACATTGACTGATTCCACAGATAGAACAGATGAATCAGAGGAATACAAAGAAAATCTGTAAGTAATTGTGTCCTGTCATTTGATCCTTTACCCCTTGGTAGTAAGTAACTTCAAGGAAGCTAAACATTTTGATGACCTCAAACATTTCTCTAAAAATATGCAGTGGAGCAATTTTATAAATCACACTGTACAGCACATTACAAATCAATAACCAAGATGACAGAGGAATATCCTGTACTCCCAGCAAATAACAGCTGAGGACAAGAACTATAAATACTGTTCTCGATGGCTTAAGAATAAATTAAGGAGCAAAAAGTGACCTCTAAGTTAGACACTAATTTAATTAGACAACTTTTTTTGGTGCAAAAAAACTAGAACATATTTTTTAccaatttcttcatggaaaccCAAGTTATTTTAGGCTACTTGGACAAGTCCTTCAAAGTAAATGCACAAGGCATTCTTCCTGTTGCCTCAAACCTCAGGGACAACAATGCACAAAAGTCGTGGTGATTTACAGCAAatcaaacccaaaaccaacatGAACTT
Coding sequences:
- the BARD1 gene encoding BRCA1-associated RING domain protein 1 isoform X2, coding for MREALRGRSGNQPAPDGHLRTVDPPMASPGQPWSRTRAALGRLERALSCSRCAGVLRQPVSLGQCEHVFCLSCVGDCVGTECPVCHVPAWLQDAQINRQLDSMIQLCSKLRELLGTDSPDSAEDASTPPDSDLGKNNKKEQIKMWFSPRSRKIRCVLNKSQPETKISDPGEDTSSVYDFFPSPPHPKPPELTKKPTQRQNKKMKKKHLADINKVWSLEKPGQKGVEEKTPKEKCVTICSQPVILCTPELESPEERPQQEAVKEDDSSKNTGNVEMPAQVESPEKNDNSEVVCPAQESKENNCAPETSLSTENETTLLKRGREQPGLQVTPHPKRLRRRSERGIAGKAGRQADCLEELPQGSPISPATEHQTPVQISSSASKLTGTVRKTRSSAVLQATDSPSLSKSPSTPSTPKTCSQVSIPFSPSGLKSPGGNTISRRNYKGETLLHVASIKGDLAAVEQLLANGADPNVKDNAGWTPLHEACNHGHGAVVELLLRHRALVNTTGYQNDSPLHDAARNGHVHIAELLLAHGAARDAVNIFGLRPVDYAESEKMKSVLMLPVKNESLSLNQPSEALSPSQPRNGPLGLLGSSLSAEQQKLLNKLAAVLKARRCTEFNSEVTHLVIPDVPMPSTVKCMMAVLTGCWVLKFEWVRACLQTSAREQEEKYEIQGGPQRGRLNREQLKSDLAELVRAAGGQILVRQPKPDSDVTQTINTVSYHAQPCSDQRFCTQYVIYDRASNFRPEKTRQGKVWMAPSSWLIDCAMSFQLLPVE
- the BARD1 gene encoding BRCA1-associated RING domain protein 1 isoform X1 yields the protein MREALRGRSGNQPAPDGHLRTVDPPMASPGQPWSRTRAALGRLERALSCSRCAGVLRQPVSLGQCEHVFCLSCVGDCVGTECPVCHVPAWLQDAQINRQLDSMIQLCSKLRELLGTDSPDSAEDASTPPDSDLGKNNKKEQIKMWFSPRSRKIRCVLNKSQPETKISDPGEDTSSVYDFFPSPPHPKPPELTKKPTQRQNKKMKKKHLADINKVWSLEKPGQKGVEEKTPKEKCVTICSQPVILCTPELESPEERPQQEAVKEDDSSKNTGNVEMPAQVESPEKNDNSEVVCPAQESKENNCAPETSLSTENETTLLKRGREQPGLQVTPHPKRLRRRSERGIAGKAGRQADCLEELPQGSPISPATEHQTPVQISSSASKLTGTVRKTRSSAVLQATDSPSLSKSPSTPSTPKTCSQVSIPFSPSGLKSPGGNTISRRNYKGETLLHVASIKGDLAAVEQLLANGADPNVKDNAGWTPLHEACNHGHGAVVELLLRHRALVNTTGYQNDSPLHDAARNGHVHIAELLLAHGAARDAVNIFGLRPVDYAESEKMKSVLMLPVKNESLSLNQPSEALSPSQPRNGPLGLLGSSLSAEQQKLLNKLAAVLKARRCTEFNSEVTHLVIPDVPMPSTVKCMMAVLTGCWVLKFEWVRACLQTSAREQEEKYEIQGGPQRGRLNREQLLPKLFDGCYFYFLGSFKRHQKSDLAELVRAAGGQILVRQPKPDSDVTQTINTVSYHAQPCSDQRFCTQYVIYDRASNFRPEKTRQGKVWMAPSSWLIDCAMSFQLLPVE